Sequence from the Janthinobacterium lividum genome:
CGCCTGCTCCCCTTCGATCAGCGCGCACAGCAGCGGCCCGGCCACGGCCACCAAAGGCACCCAGCGGTCGCGCACGCCGCGCCGGCTGAGCAGGCCAAAAGCGAACAAGCCCAGCAGCGGACCATAGGTATAGCTGGCCAGCTTCAGGATCACGACTATCATGCTGGGATCATCGAGCCATTTGAAGGCCATGATCAGGATCAAAAACAGTGCGGCAAACCCCAGGTGCACGCGGCGGCGCCAGCGCATCTGCGCCGCCGGGCTCAAATCCTGCCTGCGCTGCAGGCCGAGGATATCGATGCAGAAGGTAGACGTCAAGGCGGTCAGTGCCCCATCCACGCTGGGAAACAGGGCGGAAATGAGGGCGATGAAGAAAATCAGCTGCACCACGGCGGGGAAATGCCCGAGCACCACGGCGGGAAACAGTTTATCCCCTGTCGCGGTGACACCCGCCAGCGGCGCATACAGGTGCAGCAAGCCGCCGAGGAACAGGAACAGCAGCAGCACGCCGGTCAGCACCACGGTCAGGCTGAGCATGTTCTTTTGCGAATCGCGCAAGGTCCGCACGGAAATGTTCTTTTGCATCATCTCCTGGTCCATGCCCGTCATGGCGATGGTGATGAACATGCCGGCGATAATGTGTTTCCAAACATAGGCGGGACTGTCCGGGTCGGTGGTGAAGATGCGCGTGAGGCCTTGCGCGCGCATGCGCTCGAGGCTATCGATGAGGGACAGGTCCATCTCGCGCAGCAGGAACACGCTGCAAATCACGAGGCCCGCCAGCATGCACGCCGTTTGCAGGGTATCGGTCCAGACGATGGTCTTGACGCCGCCTTCATACGTGTACAGCAGGATCAGCAGCAGCACGACGCACGACGTCAGCCAGAATGGCACGCCCAGGCTATCGAGAATGGTCGCTTGCAGGATATTGACCACCAGATACAGCCGCGCCGTGGCGCCCAGCAGCCGCGACAGGATGAAAAACGCCGCCCCGCTCTGGTAGGAACGCCGCCCCAGGCGCAGTTCCAGGTAGCGGTAAATCGACGTGAGCTGCAGCCGGTAGTACAGCGGCAGCAAGATGAAGGTGATGGCCAGATAGCCCAGCACATAGCCGATCATCAGCTGGATATAACCGAAACCATTGCTCCCCACGGCGCCGGGCACGCTGATGAAGGTCACGCCCGTGAGCGTCGTGCCCACCATGCCGAAGGCCACCAGCATCCAGTTGCTGTCCTTGTTGCCGATGAAAAAACTGTCGTTGGTGGCATGGCGCGACGTGCGCCACGCCACGCCCAGCAGGATCAGGAAATACGCGAGGACAACGGCAAACAGGATGAGGGGGGGCATGGGCGATGCGCTGGCGGCAAAGGGGAACAGGGGCAGAAATATACAGCAAAGCCCCTGATTACGCCGGCGTCAGCAGCCGGTCGGTTTGACTTTCTCCACTTCCAGGCCGAACCACGGCCGCAAACGCGTGCCGATGACATTGCCCAGGAAGGCGCAGACCAGCCACAGCCAGCCGTGCAGGCTGCCCGAGACGATGCCGCTGAAATACGCGCCGATATTGCAGCCGTAGGCCAGGCGCGCGCCGTAGCCGAGCAGCAAGCCGCCGACGACGGCGGCGATGATCGAGCGGCGCGGGATGCGCCATACGGGCGCATAGCGGCCGGCCAGCGCCGCCGCCAGCATGGCGCCCAGCACGATGCCGATGTCCATCACGGAAGTCTTGTCTTGCGTCAACGGAGCGGCCAGGGCGGCGGCATTCGCCTTGGTCGACCAGTAAGCCCAGCTGGCCGTGTCGATGCCGACCACGGATGCGGCCTTGGCGCCCCATAGGGCGAACGCGGACGTCACGCCCCACGGCTTGCCCGACAGCGCCAGGGTGGCGAAGTTCAGCACGACGAGCGCAACGGCGCCCGCCACCAGCGGCCAGGGGCCATGCAGCCAGGGTGATGCCTGTGCCGGGCGCAGTGGCGTGGCGACAAGCTTGCCATGGCGGCGCTTTTCCACCAGCACCGTGATGCCGGCGATCAGCGCGAAGACTATCCAGTTCAGCGCCAGCGCGGGCGC
This genomic interval carries:
- a CDS encoding sodium:solute symporter — protein: MPPLILFAVVLAYFLILLGVAWRTSRHATNDSFFIGNKDSNWMLVAFGMVGTTLTGVTFISVPGAVGSNGFGYIQLMIGYVLGYLAITFILLPLYYRLQLTSIYRYLELRLGRRSYQSGAAFFILSRLLGATARLYLVVNILQATILDSLGVPFWLTSCVVLLLILLYTYEGGVKTIVWTDTLQTACMLAGLVICSVFLLREMDLSLIDSLERMRAQGLTRIFTTDPDSPAYVWKHIIAGMFITIAMTGMDQEMMQKNISVRTLRDSQKNMLSLTVVLTGVLLLFLFLGGLLHLYAPLAGVTATGDKLFPAVVLGHFPAVVQLIFFIALISALFPSVDGALTALTSTFCIDILGLQRRQDLSPAAQMRWRRRVHLGFAALFLILIMAFKWLDDPSMIVVILKLASYTYGPLLGLFAFGLLSRRGVRDRWVPLVAVAGPLLCALIEGEQALLFEHYRIGLELLILNGALVLAGLFLISTPPGQGGQGAAHLSK
- a CDS encoding YeeE/YedE family protein, which codes for MSDTATSPLRLRAAINPKPLGVALVLILLGAWYLAHTVGIKQAALYVVGALLGITLYHAAFGFTSAWRVFIADGRGDGLRAQMLMLAVGVALFFPALSAGTLFGTPVAGLVSPAGTSVIFGAFIFGIGMQLGGGCASGTLYTVGGGSTRMLITLAAFIVGSVIGTAHMPFWTALPQLQPISLVTTLGLAPALALNWIVFALIAGITVLVEKRRHGKLVATPLRPAQASPWLHGPWPLVAGAVALVVLNFATLALSGKPWGVTSAFALWGAKAASVVGIDTASWAYWSTKANAAALAAPLTQDKTSVMDIGIVLGAMLAAALAGRYAPVWRIPRRSIIAAVVGGLLLGYGARLAYGCNIGAYFSGIVSGSLHGWLWLVCAFLGNVIGTRLRPWFGLEVEKVKPTGC